From a region of the Vibrio orientalis CIP 102891 = ATCC 33934 genome:
- the yejF gene encoding microcin C ABC transporter ATP-binding protein YejF, whose product MAETVLSIHGLSVGFGRKNDVEAVTQDVSLSIKKGETLALVGESGSGKSVTANSILKLLPKGSSHYLSGSIDFDGVDMLSCSERQLRGIRGGRIGMIFQEPMVSLNPLHKIGKQLVETLAVHRGMRQRAAELRAVEWLAKVGIRYPEQKVNAYPHELSGGERQRVMIAMALINEPELLIADEPTTALDVSVQAQILDLLKELQQELGMAMLFITHDLSIVRRIADTVAVMQHGRLVETGACHDVFTSPTHPYTKQLINSDPKGLPVSVSQDASPLLEVNQLRVWFPITGGIFKRVVSHIKAVTDMAFTLKQGHSIGLVGESGSGKSTTGMAILKLLKSEGSVAYNGVELQGLDRKAMLPYRSKMQVVFQDPFSALNPRMSVAQVIGEGLRVHQELDDVEIDNRICEVMAEVDLDPETRHRYPNEFSGGQRQRIAIARALILKPEFILLDEPTSSLDRTVQAQVLDLLKSLQQKYKLTYLFISHDLSVVKSLCHYTIVMKQGEIVEQGDTLQLFTQPQQAYTRQLVDLSMV is encoded by the coding sequence AAACTCCATTTTAAAACTCTTGCCTAAGGGGTCATCACACTACCTATCGGGATCGATAGATTTTGATGGTGTCGATATGCTGAGTTGTTCAGAGCGACAGCTAAGAGGTATTCGTGGCGGACGAATCGGCATGATATTTCAAGAACCTATGGTGTCATTAAATCCTCTCCACAAAATTGGCAAGCAGCTTGTCGAAACATTAGCTGTTCATCGAGGTATGAGGCAAAGAGCTGCAGAGCTGCGAGCAGTGGAGTGGTTAGCGAAAGTCGGGATCCGTTACCCTGAGCAGAAGGTGAATGCCTATCCTCATGAGTTATCAGGAGGCGAGCGACAGCGTGTCATGATAGCAATGGCATTGATAAATGAACCTGAACTGCTTATTGCTGATGAACCAACCACAGCATTAGATGTGTCGGTGCAAGCCCAGATATTAGATTTGCTCAAAGAATTGCAGCAAGAGCTGGGCATGGCGATGTTATTTATTACTCATGATCTCAGTATCGTCAGACGCATTGCCGATACCGTAGCAGTCATGCAGCATGGCCGTTTAGTTGAAACTGGGGCTTGCCATGATGTGTTTACCTCTCCGACGCACCCTTACACTAAGCAGTTAATTAACTCAGATCCGAAAGGCTTACCTGTCTCTGTTAGCCAAGACGCTAGTCCACTGTTAGAAGTTAATCAGCTTCGAGTTTGGTTTCCTATTACGGGCGGGATATTCAAGCGTGTTGTTTCTCACATCAAAGCGGTCACAGATATGGCTTTTACGTTGAAGCAAGGTCATTCGATAGGGCTAGTGGGGGAAAGTGGCTCTGGTAAGTCAACCACCGGAATGGCGATACTTAAACTTCTCAAGTCTGAAGGTTCTGTTGCCTACAATGGTGTTGAACTGCAAGGTCTTGATAGAAAAGCAATGCTGCCTTATCGAAGTAAGATGCAGGTTGTTTTTCAAGACCCTTTCTCGGCTTTAAACCCGCGAATGTCTGTTGCTCAAGTGATCGGTGAAGGCCTCCGTGTCCATCAAGAATTAGATGATGTTGAAATCGATAACCGCATTTGTGAAGTCATGGCGGAAGTTGATTTGGACCCAGAGACACGCCATCGTTATCCCAATGAGTTTTCTGGAGGACAGAGACAAAGGATTGCGATTGCACGCGCACTCATTTTAAAACCGGAATTTATTCTGTTAGATGAACCAACGTCTTCACTGGATAGAACCGTGCAAGCTCAAGTACTTGATTTGCTCAAATCATTGCAACAAAAGTATAAGCTAACGTACCTTTTTATCAGTCACGACCTCAGCGTGGTGAAATCCTTATGCCATTACACGATAGTGATGAAACAAGGTGAGATTGTCGAGCAAGGAGATACGTTACAGCTCTTTACCCAGCCTCAGCAAGCCTATACGCGCCAGCTAGTTGACCTTTCGATGGTCTAG
- a CDS encoding insulinase family protein: MSNQYRQILSTLFACTALVSSTVFASSNPSLWYPSTDIHMPKSTTVDRLDNGLRYVVLPTTRSSDEVSIRVRVNAGVAQENNQFPTARIVALDTIQNTDWHVSTDYQQTVFDIDFASATNTDIEKALEALYVGLTQEVKQPNADQLLESAQGSLNDIDELISQRHLDTLTHALAPLDDQSLSQTPLESVKEFKQTYFTPNQVSIVVVGGIKKKSAIKAIERQFSSWRTVAQEQSVHSTPQLELISDVAQTSPVTISSLSTVNDEEDSKLHRKELLMTTLANKMLEQRIQKALSEQHLQAQVDVDNQVLFDHRLLSQVRVVNLEETDKTEVKKVVKSEIKRALASGFTQTEYEMVVSQVRQQLERQTRLNDPDNYTRNQADRVVAAIDSGSVYTAPSYDLDLLNFHVAHLNEFDISKEFEHIWSDTTSVIM; encoded by the coding sequence GTGTCTAATCAATACCGCCAAATCCTCAGTACCCTGTTCGCCTGCACTGCCCTTGTGTCATCGACGGTGTTTGCTTCAAGCAATCCATCGCTTTGGTACCCTAGTACTGACATCCACATGCCTAAATCGACCACCGTTGACCGTTTAGACAATGGCTTAAGATACGTTGTTCTCCCTACGACTCGCAGCTCAGATGAAGTGTCAATCCGTGTGCGTGTTAATGCGGGTGTTGCACAAGAAAACAACCAATTCCCAACTGCACGTATTGTCGCTTTAGATACGATTCAAAACACTGACTGGCACGTATCGACAGATTACCAACAAACTGTCTTTGATATTGATTTTGCGTCGGCAACAAACACTGACATCGAAAAAGCACTTGAGGCACTTTATGTGGGTTTAACCCAGGAAGTAAAACAACCAAACGCAGACCAGTTGTTAGAGTCAGCGCAAGGTTCTCTCAATGACATCGATGAATTAATCAGTCAACGTCACCTAGACACTTTAACTCACGCGCTAGCGCCGCTAGACGATCAGTCACTAAGCCAAACACCATTAGAATCCGTAAAAGAGTTTAAGCAGACTTACTTTACTCCGAACCAAGTATCCATTGTTGTCGTTGGCGGTATTAAGAAAAAATCAGCAATTAAGGCGATAGAACGTCAGTTTTCTTCATGGAGAACCGTCGCTCAAGAGCAGTCTGTACACTCTACTCCGCAGCTTGAACTTATCAGCGATGTGGCACAAACAAGCCCAGTAACTATCAGCTCTTTGAGTACAGTTAACGATGAAGAAGACAGCAAACTTCATCGCAAAGAACTACTGATGACAACACTAGCTAACAAAATGCTAGAACAGCGCATTCAAAAAGCACTGAGCGAACAACATCTACAAGCTCAAGTAGACGTAGACAACCAAGTGCTATTTGATCATCGCTTGCTCTCTCAGGTACGCGTAGTAAACCTTGAAGAAACAGACAAAACTGAAGTAAAAAAAGTGGTTAAGTCAGAGATTAAACGTGCTCTCGCTTCAGGCTTTACCCAAACAGAGTACGAAATGGTTGTTAGTCAAGTTCGCCAGCAGCTAGAACGCCAAACTCGCCTGAACGACCCAGATAACTACACTCGTAATCAAGCAGACCGAGTCGTTGCTGCGATTGATAGCGGTAGCGTTTATACTGCGCCATCATACGATTTGGACTTACTTAATTTCCACGTCGCTCATCTCAATGAGTTTGATATTAGTAAAGAGTTCGAGCACATTTGGTCCGATACGACTAGCGTGATTATGTAA
- a CDS encoding EAL domain-containing protein, which yields MSQPIKSIQPRPKITLVSELSVDRNDEGAELPIGLTGAQLDDLMDNQFCHMVDVMNDGIFYMADTEHVCLYNPSFYSKFGIKSGHTCLQDWLDLVHPLDRDSLRDEVGDHIQDDESKVTTQYRIRSKNGQYVWLEGTAITKTVNGKRFMIGCHKDISDRKLMETYVQQSSLRDGASGLSNEQKLAMDLDDLSANERYHLMYVQLDNARSYQVVYGSQIVRNMLSHLANTLNRFPDKFVDLYRMQSHDFAILLYGQYDEEDLKELALRIQNAYQESIKAIDLLFTTDISIGIYPDISRHENPGEVVKIAAQTSQFANKQKDCFIRVYAGSTKAKVDRHFYIEQELANALNNGKLSVKFQPIICSQSQRIASFESLVRWKSEELGEIYPDEFISVAEKNSLISELGYFVFDKACQFIKQYQLTHTGDARVNVNVSVLQLLSQQFPQELMRLANQHGIKSSSIVLELTETISLDDNKSAITQLNVLKELGFQLSLDDFGAGYSSLNSFFDLPLSQIKIDKSIAWRSLENPVTFEYLSFITNLCNSYGIDIVIEGIEDATMQRVFTDMGASYLQGYWFSKPLSLASASHYTKV from the coding sequence ATGTCGCAACCCATCAAAAGCATTCAACCTCGACCAAAGATAACACTTGTCTCTGAATTGAGTGTCGATCGCAATGATGAAGGTGCCGAACTACCTATTGGGCTCACTGGTGCTCAGCTTGATGATCTTATGGATAACCAATTTTGTCACATGGTTGATGTGATGAATGATGGTATTTTCTATATGGCGGATACCGAACATGTCTGTCTATATAACCCCTCTTTCTATTCTAAGTTCGGCATTAAATCAGGCCATACCTGCTTACAAGATTGGCTAGATTTAGTTCACCCACTTGACCGAGACTCTTTACGCGATGAGGTCGGTGATCATATTCAAGATGACGAATCGAAAGTCACCACTCAATATCGTATTCGCTCTAAAAACGGGCAGTACGTCTGGCTTGAAGGTACGGCGATAACCAAAACGGTCAATGGCAAACGCTTTATGATCGGCTGTCATAAAGATATTTCTGATCGTAAACTGATGGAAACCTACGTACAGCAATCCTCTCTTCGCGACGGAGCCTCTGGGTTATCAAACGAACAAAAGTTGGCGATGGACTTAGATGACCTATCAGCGAATGAAAGATATCACTTGATGTATGTCCAACTCGATAACGCTCGCTCGTACCAAGTCGTCTATGGCTCGCAGATAGTGCGTAACATGCTGTCCCATCTGGCCAACACCTTGAATCGCTTTCCGGACAAGTTTGTTGATTTGTATCGAATGCAATCTCATGACTTTGCTATCCTTCTTTATGGTCAGTACGACGAGGAAGACTTAAAAGAGCTTGCTCTTCGTATACAGAACGCATATCAAGAGTCGATCAAAGCCATTGATCTTTTATTTACAACCGACATCAGTATCGGTATCTACCCTGATATTTCTCGCCATGAAAACCCAGGAGAAGTAGTCAAAATTGCCGCGCAAACCAGTCAGTTTGCCAATAAGCAAAAAGACTGTTTTATTCGTGTTTATGCGGGCTCAACCAAAGCCAAAGTTGATCGACACTTCTATATTGAACAAGAACTGGCGAATGCACTCAATAACGGCAAGCTTTCGGTCAAATTCCAGCCTATCATCTGCTCTCAATCTCAGCGTATTGCAAGCTTTGAAAGTCTGGTTCGATGGAAAAGCGAAGAACTCGGGGAGATCTATCCGGATGAATTTATCTCTGTTGCTGAAAAGAATAGCTTGATCAGTGAACTTGGTTATTTTGTTTTTGATAAAGCTTGTCAGTTCATTAAACAATATCAATTAACGCATACTGGTGATGCGCGAGTGAATGTGAATGTGTCTGTTCTTCAGTTACTGAGCCAACAGTTCCCTCAAGAGTTAATGCGCCTTGCCAACCAACACGGCATAAAGAGCTCCTCTATCGTTCTTGAGCTAACCGAAACAATCAGTCTGGACGATAACAAGAGTGCGATTACCCAATTAAACGTGCTTAAAGAACTAGGGTTTCAGCTTTCTCTTGATGATTTTGGGGCTGGCTATAGCTCACTGAACAGTTTCTTCGATCTCCCTCTTTCACAGATTAAAATCGACAAGTCGATCGCTTGGCGTTCACTTGAAAACCCTGTCACATTCGAATATCTCTCTTTTATAACGAATTTATGTAATTCGTACGGCATCGATATCGTCATCGAAGGTATTGAGGATGCAACGATGCAGCGCGTATTTACTGATATGGGCGCCTCTTATTTACAAGGTTATTGGTTTTCTAAACCCCTCTCTCTTGCTAGTGCTAGCCACTACACAAAAGTCTAA
- a CDS encoding LysR family transcriptional regulator produces MKSQLDLNLLKVLPLLDKHRQLKPVAKELGKTESAVSKHLAKLREQLDDQLFVRGAFEFEPTEYTVKLLPKISAGLSLLGEAVQHQEFDPTTYSKRITLALPSLAQYLVGKDLLLELMATFPQAEIFITTWSDASINDILDDTVDIGVQYFNEELTKAIYQNHIGRFKASIVCSNKYADRTLEDMLSMPYIMMEMKGWRDKTQVARRALQSHNIEIKTIAVVDNITCLFDVLDQIECATLLPNVEHIVSSNQYHVTVLPDNLQLKHPPSVVANYKLVNHGNQLHVLLAEILKRHLF; encoded by the coding sequence ATGAAATCTCAGCTTGACCTTAATCTGCTTAAGGTATTACCGCTGCTTGATAAGCACCGTCAACTTAAGCCTGTAGCGAAAGAGTTAGGGAAAACAGAAAGTGCAGTGAGTAAGCACCTTGCCAAACTGCGAGAGCAGCTTGACGATCAACTCTTTGTCCGTGGCGCATTTGAGTTTGAGCCAACAGAATATACCGTGAAGCTGCTGCCGAAAATATCGGCGGGTCTAAGCCTTCTTGGTGAGGCAGTGCAACATCAAGAGTTTGACCCTACTACTTATTCCAAGCGAATTACGCTTGCTCTACCAAGCCTCGCGCAATACCTAGTTGGAAAAGACTTACTGCTTGAGCTGATGGCGACTTTCCCTCAGGCAGAAATTTTCATTACTACATGGTCTGACGCCTCAATCAATGACATTTTAGACGACACTGTTGATATCGGCGTTCAATATTTCAATGAAGAGCTGACAAAGGCCATCTATCAGAATCATATTGGTCGTTTCAAAGCGTCGATTGTATGCTCAAACAAGTATGCAGATCGTACACTAGAAGATATGCTTTCCATGCCTTATATCATGATGGAAATGAAGGGCTGGCGCGATAAAACTCAGGTAGCACGAAGAGCGTTGCAGTCACATAATATAGAAATTAAAACGATTGCGGTTGTGGACAATATTACCTGTTTATTTGACGTTTTGGATCAAATCGAGTGTGCGACCTTATTGCCAAATGTTGAACACATTGTTTCAAGTAATCAGTATCACGTTACCGTGTTGCCAGATAACTTGCAGCTAAAGCATCCACCTTCAGTTGTCGCTAACTATAAATTGGTCAATCACGGTAATCAGTTACATGTACTACTTGCAGAAATCCTTAAGCGGCATCTTTTTTAA
- a CDS encoding response regulator transcription factor, whose product MPISKALVIDSQPIMREAIGQIIHDLSVSTQVYQASSSQFGLQILNNHPIDLVILDVDLQGSDGFEFVRRSRAHGYRGKILFISASRHPMFSNTAKQIGANGYITKMESTSMLKEAIVSVTRGFSVFKNEEGNTQRRHTKLSKRETIVFNYLLKGYTNKQISEILTLSSKTISTYKSRILDKYKVDSIVELIRLQQHVDVDMSELKKDAA is encoded by the coding sequence ATGCCTATTTCTAAAGCCTTAGTGATCGACAGCCAACCAATCATGCGTGAAGCCATTGGCCAGATAATCCATGATTTATCAGTCAGTACTCAAGTCTATCAAGCATCATCTTCACAGTTTGGTTTGCAGATCCTCAATAATCACCCAATCGACCTAGTTATACTCGATGTTGACCTTCAAGGCTCTGACGGTTTTGAATTTGTTCGACGCTCACGAGCGCACGGCTATCGAGGAAAGATCCTGTTTATCTCTGCTAGTCGACATCCGATGTTTTCTAATACAGCAAAACAAATTGGCGCAAATGGCTACATCACGAAAATGGAAAGTACGTCTATGCTGAAAGAAGCGATCGTTAGCGTAACCCGCGGCTTCAGCGTATTTAAGAACGAAGAAGGCAACACCCAACGTCGCCACACTAAGTTATCCAAGCGCGAAACGATCGTCTTCAATTACCTTCTAAAGGGTTACACCAATAAGCAGATCTCAGAGATACTGACTCTAAGCTCTAAAACCATTAGCACTTATAAATCACGTATCTTAGATAAGTATAAAGTGGACTCTATTGTGGAATTAATTCGACTTCAGCAGCATGTCGATGTCGATATGTCCGAGCTTAAAAAAGATGCCGCTTAA
- a CDS encoding substrate-binding periplasmic protein, with translation MRWLLFISLFFSTMSAAYHPPTKVVVYGDSGYPPYSYSQNGQPAGIYVEILKAVFDTMPDYQVQIQLVPWKRGLKMLEVGEGFALFPPYLYPDQRLYISPYSKPIIKEEVAVFCSSEVANKQELSSWPKSYFGLTIGINESFSLGGREFWQAVKKGQIQIKEAQGNRDNILNLHNDKVDCYINDRISILWEIKQLIQEGTLPTDWKVIESASVSSEQGYLGFTNVTPERYPYKDDFISKFNFNLEKLKQDGTLESILNHYNLSD, from the coding sequence TTGAGATGGTTACTTTTCATTAGTCTTTTTTTCAGTACCATGAGTGCTGCTTATCACCCGCCAACAAAGGTGGTGGTGTATGGCGACAGCGGCTACCCTCCATACAGCTATTCACAGAACGGCCAGCCTGCTGGTATTTACGTCGAAATATTGAAAGCTGTTTTTGACACCATGCCCGACTATCAAGTGCAAATTCAATTAGTACCATGGAAGCGCGGCTTAAAGATGCTTGAAGTTGGTGAAGGTTTTGCACTATTTCCACCTTACTTATACCCAGACCAAAGGCTCTACATTTCCCCATACTCTAAACCGATTATCAAAGAAGAAGTTGCGGTCTTTTGTTCAAGTGAAGTCGCGAATAAGCAGGAGCTTTCCTCTTGGCCAAAAAGCTACTTCGGCTTAACCATTGGCATCAATGAATCATTTTCCTTAGGTGGCAGAGAGTTCTGGCAGGCCGTTAAAAAAGGCCAAATACAGATTAAAGAAGCTCAAGGAAACCGAGACAATATTCTTAACTTGCACAACGACAAAGTCGATTGCTACATCAACGACCGTATATCTATCTTGTGGGAAATAAAGCAGCTGATTCAAGAAGGAACTTTGCCTACAGACTGGAAGGTAATAGAGAGTGCTTCGGTCTCCAGTGAACAAGGCTACCTTGGCTTTACCAACGTCACCCCTGAACGTTACCCTTATAAAGATGATTTTATTTCAAAGTTCAATTTCAATCTTGAGAAGCTTAAACAAGATGGAACGTTAGAATCAATCCTTAACCACTATAATCTTAGTGACTAA
- a CDS encoding RNA-binding S4 domain-containing protein, translating into MSQDYEQGEEIEIEAIGIEVSSHPIELYKVFKIANLVGGGGEAKHLISEGYVAVNGELETRKRRKMYDGDFFEFNQEYYVVVCDAPVTEPEDKPVKQEKKAEKKAEKKTGRKAKSSKASSSKQKKNVPEDKPASKSKNSNGRGSIDFF; encoded by the coding sequence ATGAGCCAAGACTACGAACAAGGCGAAGAAATAGAGATTGAAGCGATCGGCATCGAGGTATCTTCACATCCGATCGAACTCTATAAAGTGTTTAAAATTGCTAACTTAGTCGGTGGCGGCGGTGAAGCTAAACACCTAATTTCTGAGGGTTATGTCGCTGTTAATGGTGAGCTTGAAACAAGAAAACGTCGTAAAATGTATGACGGGGATTTTTTCGAGTTTAACCAAGAATATTACGTTGTTGTGTGCGACGCCCCAGTTACTGAGCCTGAAGATAAGCCAGTAAAGCAAGAAAAGAAAGCAGAGAAAAAAGCTGAAAAGAAAACTGGCAGGAAAGCGAAATCATCAAAAGCTAGCTCATCTAAACAGAAGAAAAATGTGCCAGAAGATAAACCTGCGAGCAAGTCAAAAAACAGCAATGGACGTGGCTCGATAGATTTTTTCTGA